In Oncorhynchus nerka isolate Pitt River unplaced genomic scaffold, Oner_Uvic_2.0 unplaced_scaffold_1206, whole genome shotgun sequence, the following proteins share a genomic window:
- the LOC135569103 gene encoding mediator of RNA polymerase II transcription subunit 28-like: MSSSMGSGMFPGQQSAGPHPVGGPGQPGLLSGAPGNRVQGPNTLVDDLEASFEACFASLVSQDYVNGTDQEEIRTGVDQCIQKFLDVARQTECFFLQKRLQLSVQKPDQVVKEDVSELRNELQRKELLVQKHLSKLHHWQQVLEDVSVQHRKPSDLPPPGPLAFLEQASASLPAAPLKQT, from the exons ATGTCTTCCTCCATGGGCAGCGGGATGTTCCCCGGCCAGCAGTCCGCTGGTCCTCACCCTGTCGGCGGCCCGGGTCAGCCGGGACTACTATCTGGAGCTCCGGGGAACAGGGTCCAGGGCCCCAACACTCTGGTAGACGACCTAGAGGCTTCTTTCGAG GCTTGCTTTGCGTCCCTAGTGAGTCAAGACTACGTGAACGGAACCGACCAGGAGGAAATTCGGACAG GTGTGGATCAGTGTATTCAGAAGTTTCTGGATGTCGccagacagacagaatgtttcTTCCTGCAGAAGCGTCTTCAGTTATCAGTCCAGAAACCCGACCAGGTGGTCAAAGAG gatGTGTCTGAGCTGCGGAATGAACTCCAGAGGAAAGAGCTGCTTGTTCAGAAACACCTGTCTAAGCTGCACCACTGGCAGCAG GTTCTGGAGGATGTCAGTGTCCAGCATCGTAAACCGTCAGATCTCCCTCCACCTGGACCCCTGGCCTTCCTGGAACAGGCCtcagctagtctacctgctgcACCACTCAAAcagacctga